A window of Cellulosimicrobium protaetiae genomic DNA:
ACGACGTCGCCCCCCGCGACGCGCTCGACGCGCACCCGGGTGCCGAGCGTGGCGCTGATCTCGGCACAGTCGGCGTCGAGCCCCGCGGCGTGCGTGTCGCCGCCGGCGTCCTGCCAGCGCCCGAGGATCTCGCCGAACGCCTCGTGGAGGGCGACGAGCAGGACCTCGCGGTCGGTCGTCGCGGCGTCGGCGAGAGCGAGCGACGTGGCGGTGGGCACCGGCAGCTCGTCGCGCTGCTGCGAGACGTTGAGCCCGACGCCGACGACGACGCCGCCGTCGGGCAGCACCTCGGCGAGGATGCCGGCGACCTTGCGGAGGGGGGCCGGGTTACCGGCCCCCGGCGCCGCGACCTCCTGCGGGGCCGGCGCGGTGCCCGCGTCCGGCACGAGGACGTCGTTCGGCCACTTGACGACGGCGTCCACCCCGGCGGTCGCGCGCAGCGCGCGGGCGGTCGCGAGCCCGGCGAGGAGCGGGAGCCAGCTCAGCGCCTCGCGCGGCACCTCGGGGCGCAGGAGGAGCGAGCCGAGGAGTGCGGCGCGCGGCGGTGTCGTCCACGAGCGCCCCAGCCGACCGCGTCCGCCGGGCTGGTGCTCGGTGACGACGAGCGCGGGCGCCGGCCACGCGTCCGGGTCGGCGGCGACGGCGCGCGCGAGCTCGGCGTTGGTCGAGGCGGACTCGGCGACCACCTCGAGCCGCGCGAGCGGCCCCGCGGGGGTCACCAGGAGCTCCCGGAGGAACTCCGCGCGCAGCGGAGGGCGCCGCTCGCCGTCGGGCCGGGACTCGTCGTCGCGCTCGCTCGCCATGCCCGCCATCCTCCCGCACGCGCCCCGCCCGGCGCGCGCACCGCACCAGGGCGGGCCTGCCCGAGGGCGGCGACGCAACGCGCGAGGCTTTGTCGACACCCACCAAGACCCGCCCCGGGCGTGCTGGCGTCGCCCGCATCGAGTTGGTGCCACCCGCCAACTAGGCTCGGGTCCGTGACGGACTCTGCGACCACCTCGCCCGCGACGCCCGAGGCCACCCCGACATCGCCCGACGCGCCCCACCTCGTGGGCACCGCGGCCAAGCTCGCCGACCTCGACCGTCGCCGCGCCGAGGCGACCGAGCTGCCCGAGGAGGCGGCGCGGACCAAGCAGCACGCGCGCGGCAAGAAGACGGCGCGCGAGCGCATCGAGGCGCTGCTCGACGAGGGCAGCTTCGTCGAGCTCGACGCGTTCGCGAAGCACCGTTCGTACAACTTCGGGCTGGAGAAGAAGCGCCTGGCGGGCGACGGCGTCGTCGTCGGGCACGGCACGATCGACGGCCGCCAGGTGTGCGTGTACTCCCAGGACTTCACGGTGTTCGGCGGGAGCCTCGGCGAGGTGCACGGCCAGAAGATCACGAAGGTGCAGGACCTCGCGCTGCGTACGGGCGTCCCGCTGATCGGCATCTCCGACGGCGGCGGCGCACGCATCCAGGAGGGCGTCGCGGCGCTGACGCAGTTCGCCGAGATCTTCCGCCGCAACGTCGCGTCGTCGGGCGTGATCCCGCAGATCTCGCTCATCCTCGGCCCGAGCGCGGGCGGCGCGGTGTACTCCCCCGCGCTCACCGACTTCATCGTCATGGCGGACAAGACGTCGAACATGTTCATCACCGGCCCGGACGTGATCCGCGCGGTGACGGGCGAGGACGTCGGCTTCGAGGAGCTCGGCGGCGGTCTGACGCACAACGAGAAGTCCGGCGTCGCGCACTACCTCGGCGCGGACGAGGACGACGCGATCGACTACGTGCGCCACCTCGTGTCCTACCTGCCGCAGAACAACCTCTCGGACGCGCCGTCGTTCCCGCCCGAGGACGTCGATCTCGACGTCACCGAGGAGGACCTCGAGCTCGACGCGCTCGTGCCCGACTCGGACTCGCAGCCGTACGACATGCGCACGGTGATCGAGCACGTCCTCGACGAGGGCGCGTTCCTCGAGGTCCAGCCCCTGTTCGCCAAGAACGTGCTCGTCGGGTTCGGGCACGTGGAGGGCCAGTCGGTCGGCGTCGTCGCGAACCAGCCGCTCGCGATGGCGGGCACGCTCGACATCGACGCCGCGGAGAAGGCGGCGCGGTTCGTGCGCACGTGCGACGCGTTCAACATCCCCGTGCTGACGCTCGTGGACGTCCCCGGGTTCCTCCCGGGCGTCGACCAGGAGCACCAGGGCATCATCCGCCGCGGCGCGAAGCTCATCTACGCCTACGCCGAGGCCACGGTCCCGCTCGTCACCGTCATCACGCGCAAGGCGTACGGCGGGGCGTACATCGTCATGGGCTCCAAGCAGCTCGGCGCGGACGTCAACCTCGCGTGGCCGACGGCGCAGGTCGCCGTCATGGGCGCGGGCGGCGCGGTGAACATCCTGCAGCGCGCCGCGCTCAAGCGGGCTGCCGACGCGGGCGACGACGTCGAGGCGGAGCGCGCCCGGCTCGTCGCCGAGTACGAGGACGCGATCGTCAACCCGTGGGACGCCGCCGAGCGCGGGTACGTCGACGCGGTCATCCGTCCGTCGGAGACGCGCGTGCAGGTCGTGCGCGCGCTGCGGGCGCTGCGCACCAAGCGCGCGAGCCTGCCCCCCAAGAAGCACGGCAACATCCCGCTGTGACCACGAGCGACCACGAGCACCCGACGCACCGCACGAGGGAGGACCAGGAATGAGCCACGAGGACGCCACGCACGGACCTGCTCCGCTCGGCGCGGTCGACCCGGCACCGATGCACGCCGCGGTCGACGCCCTCGCCGCGGCGCTGCACGAGTACGTGGAGACGGCGGTCGGCGTGCGCGCCGAGTTCGGGGCGTCGGAGGCCGACGAGGACCCGCGCGTGCTCGCGCTCGAGAACCGGGTCGGCGCGCTCAACGCCCGCCTGTTCGACGAGCTGCACGGAGCGCTCGGCATCCACGCCGACCTCACGTCGTCGGTGTGGGACCCGCAGGACGAGGCGGCGGTCGACGACGAGGACGCCTCCCCGGCGGACGTCCACGACGACACGTTCACGCTCGACTACGTCGTCATGACCCGTCCTGGCGGCCCGGACCTCGACGACGTCCTCGGCCTGCTCGACCGCTGGGGGCACGAGGCCCGCGAACGGCTCGTCGATGCCGGGTACGCGGTGCCCGAGTGGGGGGTCGGGCGCGGCGAGGACGACCACGAGCACGAGGAGGACGACGAGTGAGCGAGGAGCGTCCTCCCGCGAGCGTCCGCGTCGTCCGCGGCGCCCCGGACGAGCTCGAGGTCGCCGCGCTCGTCGCGGGCCTCGCCGCGGCGGCCGCCGCGAGCGGCCTGCCCGACGACGTCGCGCCCGTCGACGAGTGGACCAACCGTGCGCGGGGGCTGCGCGGCACCGGCGACGGCGCGACCGCGAAGAGCTTCGGCGGGCGCTCGGGTCGGCACAACGCCGACTCGTGGCGCTGGAGCCTGCGCTCGTGACGGCGCCGGCCGGGTCGCCGCGCGTCCGGCGCCTGCCCGAGCGGGCCGTGCTCGTCGAGCTGTCCGGCTCGGCCGACGCGGTCGAGACCGACCCGGAGTCGCTGCCGGAGCACGCGCCCGTCGCGGCGTGGCGCCGCTGGGGCTGGGCGGTCGCGTTCGTGCCGACCGTCGCGCTGCTCGTCTACCAGCGGCTCGCGACCGGTCGCGGGTGGTCCGTCCCGGAGGCGGTCGTGGTCGTGGCGACCGTCGGGCTGCTCGTCACGGCGCTGCTCGCGCTCGTGCGCTACCAGGACGACCGCGTCGCGGCGGGGCTCGCACGCGGGCGCGCCGCGTTGCTCGCGGCGCCCGTCCGCGCGACCGGGACGCTCCTGCTCCCCGGCGACGCTGCCGCGGGCCCGACGGCGGACGCCACGGCGGGCACCGCCGACGGCACCCGGACGGGCACCCCGGCAGGCAGGGGGACGAGAGCAGCGACGGCGGGGCCCGAGGTCCTGCGGTCGACGCTGGTCGTGACCACCGCGTCGGGCGCGAGGACCGCGCGGCCGGCCCGCGTCGTCGTCCCCACGGGTGCGGCCGGCCCGCGCCCGGGCGACCCCGTCGCCGTCTGGCACGCCGCGGACGACGCGGAGGCGACCGGGGTGCTCCTGGTGCGCTACCACCGTGCGTGGGCGGACGACCTCGTGGCGACGCTGCGGGGCCTCACCGACGCCGCTCCCCCCGAAGACCCTTCGGGGGACCGCGCAGCGGACGGCCGCGGCGAGCGTCCCGAGAATCCGGCAGACCCGCGGCAGGGCGCCGAGTAGTCTCGTCCGGGTGAGCGACACGACCACCACATCCGCCGGCGCACCCGCCGGGAGCCCTGACCGCACACCCACCGCGATCGACGCCGTCGCCGAGGCCTACGTCACGCGGATCGCCGAGCTCGACCCGATCTCCGCGACCGCGATGGGCCTGTCCGGCTACGACCACCTCGTGACCGACCTCTCGCCCGCCGGGCACGACGCGCGGGCCGACGCCGACCGCGCGGTGCTCCGCGAGCTCGACGGCCTGGAGCCGGTCGACGACGTCGACCGCGTCACGCTCGCGGCGATGCGCGAGCGCGTCGGCCTGCAGCTCGAGCTGCACGAGGCGGGCGAGCCGCTCGCGAGCCTCAACAACATCGCGTCGCCCGTGCAGGAGCTGCGCGACGTCTTCGACATCATGCCGACGGGCACGGTCGAGGCGTGGGAGAACATCGCGGCCCGCCTCAACGGCCTTCCCGGCGCGATCGACGGCTACATGGCGTCGCTCACGGAGGCGGCGTCGCGCGGCAACGTCGCCGCGATCCGCCAGGTGCGGATCGGCGTGCAGCAGTCGCGCGAGCTCGCGGACGCGAAGGGCTCGTTCTTCACGACGTTCGTCGCCGGTCCCGAGGCGAACGCCGTGCTCGACGACTCCGCGGCGTGCTCGCTCGTGCGCAAGGAGCTCGAGCACGGCGCCGCCGCGGCGCGCGAGGCCTACGGCCGCCTCGCGGACTTCCTCGAGACGACGCTCGCCCCGCAGGCCCGCGAGCAGGACGCCGTGGGCCGCGAGCGCTACGCGCTCTTCTCGCGCACGTTCCTCGGCGCCGAGGTCGACCTGGACGAGACGTACGCGTGGGGGCTCGAGGAGCTCGCGCGCGTCGTCGCCGAGCAGGAGGAGATCGCGCGCCGCATCGCCGGACCTGGCGCGAGCGTCGAGGACGCCGTCGCGGCGCTCGACGCCGACCCGGCGCGCACGCTGCACGGCACGGACGCGCTGAAGTCGTGGATGCAGGAGACGTCGGACGCCGCGATCACCGCGCTGAACGGCGTCCACTTCGACGTCCCGACCCCGGTGCTCGACCTCGAGTGCATGATCGCGCCGACGCAGACGGGCGGGATCTACTACACGCCGCCGAGCGACGACTTCTCCCGGCCGGGCCGCATGTGGTGGTCGGTGCCGTCGGACGTCACGGAGTTCAACACGTGGCGCGAGAAGACGACGGTCTACCACGAGGGCGTCCCGGGCCACCACCTCCAGTGTGGCCAGGCCGTGTACGCGCGCGCGACGCTCAACACGTGGCGCCGGCTCGCGTGCTGGGTCTCCGGCCACGGCGAGGGCTGGGCGCTGTACGCGGAGCGCCTCATGGCGGACCTCGGGTTCCTCGACGACGACGGCGACCGCCTCGGCATGCTCGACGCGCAGCGCATGCGTGCCGCGCGCGTCGTGCTCGACATCGGCGTGCACCTCGGCCTGCCCGCGCCGGAGCAGTGGGGCGGCGGGACCTGGGACGCCGACAAGGCGCTCACCTTCCTGCGCGCCAACGTCAACATGCCCGACTCGTTCGTGCGGTTCGAGCTCGACCGCTACCTCGGCTGGCCGGGCCAGGCGCCGTCGTACAAGGTCGGGCAGCGCCTGTGGGAGGCCACGCGAGACGAAGCCCGCGCGGCCGCCTCGGCCCGCGGCGAGGCGTTCGACGCCAAGGCGTTCCACGCGCGCGCGCTGAACCTCGGCTCGGTGGGCCTGGACGTGCTGCGCGACGCGCTCTCCTCGTGACCCGGCCGTCGGCACGGCCCGGGTCGGCCTCGCGCCGGCCCGGGCCGACCGGCGTCGGTCCCGCCTCGGGGACCTGACGTATGGGCGCCGTCCTCACCGGTTTCGCGATCATCGCCGTGGTCGTCGCGGCCGGGTACGTCACCGCGCGTCTCGGCATCGGCGGACCCGACGCGAGGACGGCGCTCAACCGCATCGGGTTCTTCGTCGCGAGCCCCGCGCTGCTGTTCACCGTCCTCGCGCGGGCCGACGTCGGCGCGCTGGTCCAGGCGCCGCTCGCCGTCGCGGCGGCGTCGGCCGTCGCGACCGCGGGCGTGTTCGTCCTCGTCGACCGGCTGTGGCTCCGGCTCCCCGCCCCCGAGGCGACGATCGGCGCCGTCGGCTCCGGCTACGTGAACGCGAACAACATCGGCCTGCCCGTCGCTGTGTACGTGCTGGGCGACGCGACGGCCGTCGTGCCGGTGATCCTGCTCCAGCTCCTCGTGCTGGCTCCCGTGACCCTGCTCGTCCTCGACGCGACGACGAGCGGGCGGCTGTCCTGGCGGTTCGTCCTCGCCCAGCCCGTGCGCAACCCGATCATCCTCGGGTCGTTCGCGGGCGCCGTCGTCTCGCTGACCGGATGGACGCCCCCCGTGGCGGTCATGGCACCGCTGGAGATCCTCGGCGGGGCCGCGATCCCCATGATCCTGCTCGCGTTCGGCATGTCGCTGCACGGCACGCGCCCGCTGCGGCGCGGCGAGCCGCGCGCCGCGGTCGGGGTGGCGAGCGTCGCGAAGCTCCTCGTCATGCCCGTCGTCGCGTTCGTCGTCGCCCGGCTCCTCGGGCTCGACGACGCCGCGGTCGCCTCCGCCGTCACGCTCGCCGCGCTGCCCACCGCCCAGAACGTCTACAACTACGCGGCACGGTTCGGGCGGGGCGAGATCCTCGCGCGCGACACGATCCTCGTCACCACGCTCGGCTCGCCGGTCGTCCTCGTCGTCGCGGCGCTCCTCGTCGCGTAGGGCCGCTCCAGGCGCTTCCCCGCCCGGTCGCGCCGGCCCTCGCCGGGTAGTCTGCGCGGGTGCTCCGACTCGTGCTCGCCTCCCGTTCCCCCGCCCGCCTCGCGACGCTGCGCGCGGCCGGCGTCGAACCCCTCGTGCGCGTCTCCGGGGTCGACGAGGACGCGGTCCTGCGGGCGGCTGCCGCGGAGCGCGGCGGGCTCGACCCCGTGGAGGCGGTGCTCGTCCTCGCCCGCGCCAAGGCGGAGGAGATCGTGCGCACCCTGACCGAGGCCGGGCCCGGCGCCGCGATCGACGACCCCGTGCTCCTCGTCGGGTGCGACTCGATGCTCGAGCTCGACGGCGAGGTGCTCGGCAAGCCCGCCGATGCCGACGACGCCCGCTCGCGCTGGCGCGCGATGCGCGGCCGGGCCGGCGTGCTGCACACCGGACACTGGCTCGTCGACCTGCGACCGGAGTCGGACGGCGGGACGGGCACCGCGACGGGGGCCACGAGCTCCACGACCGTGCACTTCGCCGACCTCACCGACGACGAGATCGACGCGTACGTCGCGACCGGCGAGCCGCTGCACGTCGCGGGCGCCTTCACGGTCGACGGCCTCGGCGGTCCGTACGTCGAGCGCATCGAGGGCGACCACCACGGCGTCGTCGGGATCAGCCTCCCGCTGCTGCGCTCGCTGCTCCGCGAGGCCGGGGTCGCCTGGCACGAGCTGCGCGCCTGACCCGACGCGACCATCCTCGGTCGTCTGCGCTCGTTGTGGGTGCCGGACAACCCTACGCGCCGGGCGAGGCCCAGGAGCGCGCCGCTATGGAGGTTTCCTCCAACCGCCCCGCATGCGCCTTGGCATCTTCTCCAATCTTGTCCGGTACCCGGCCCGGGAGCGTGATCGGCGCGGCGCGCACGCGTTACCGTGAGCCGTGCCCGCGAACCCCACCCGCCCCCTGAGCAAGGTCCTCGTCGCCAACCGTGGCGAGATCGCCGTCCGGATCGTCCGTGCCTGCGCCGACGCCGGCATCGCGTCCGTCGCGGTGTACGCCGACCCCGACCGGCAGGCCCCGCACGTGCACCTCGCCGACGAGGCGTTCGCGCTCGGCGGTGCTCGGGCGGCCGAGACCTACCTCGACATCGCGAAGCTGCTCGACGTCGCGCGCCGCTCCGGCGCGGACGCGGTGCACCCCGGGTACGGCTTCCTCGCCGAGAACGCGGAGTTCGCCCAGGCCGTGCTCGACGCCGGCCTCGTCTGGATCGGGCCGCCCCCCGCCGCGATCGACGCGCTCGGCGACAAGGTGAGCGCGCGCCACATCGCGCAGCGCGCGGGCGCCCCGCTCGTCCCCGGCACGCCCGACCCGGTCGCCGACGCGAGCGAGGTGCACGCCTTCGCCGCCGAGCACGGGCTGCCCGTCGCGATCAAGGCGGCGTTCGGTGGCGGCGGGCGCGGCCTCAAGGTCGCGCGCACGACGGACGAGATCGACGAGCTCTTCGACTCCGCGGTCCGCGAGGCCACCGCGGCGTTCGGCCGCGGCGAGTGCTTCGTCGAGCGCTACCTCGACACGCCCCGGCACGTCGAGACCCAGTGCCTCGCGGACGAGCACGGGACCGTCGTCGTCGTGTCGACGCGCGACTGCTCCCTGCAGCGCCGCCACCAGAAGCTCGTCGAGGAGGCCCCGGCGCCGTACCTCAGCGCCGCCCAGGAGGCCGAGCTCTACAAGGCGTCCGAGGCGATCCTGCGCGAGGCCGGCTACGTCGGTGCGGGCACGTGCGAGTTCCTCGTCGGCGCCGACGGCACCATCTCCTTCCTCGAGGTGAACACGCGCCTCCAGGTCGAGCACCCGGTGTCCGAGGAGGTGACCGGCATCGACCTCGTCCGCGAGCAGCTGCGCATCGCCGCGGGTGAGCCGCTCGGCTACACGTCGACGCACGTGCGCGGCCACTCGATCGAGTTCCGCATCAACGGCGAGGACCCCGCCGCGAACTTCCTCCCCGCGCCCGGCCGCATCACGCGCCTGCGCTTCCCGTCCGGCCCCGGCGTGCGCGTCGACTCCGGCGTCGCCGAGGGCGACACGATCTCCGGCGCGTTCGACTCCATGATCGCCAAGGTCATCGTCACCGGCGCCACGCGCGAGCAGGCCGTCCAGCGGGCCCGCCGCGCGCTGCGCGAGCTCGAGGTCGAGGGCATCCCGACGGTCGTCCCGTTCCACCGCGCCGTGCTCGACGCCGAGGCGTTCGTCCCCACGGACGACGAGCCGTTCCGGGTGCACACCCGCTGGATCGAGACCGAGTTCGCCGACCGGCTCGCCGCGCTCGCGCCCGCCCCGGCCGCCTCCGCCGACGAGGACGACGAGCCGCTCGCGACCGAGCGCGTCGTCGTCGAGGTCGGCGGCAAGCGCCTGGAGGTCGTCCTCCCGGCCGGTCTCGGCATGGCCGCGGGACGCGCGCGCAGCGCCAACGCCGCCCGTCGGCCCGCTCGACGCAGTGCCACGAAGGCGAACGGCGGCGCCTCCGGCACGACGCTCGCCTCCCCCATGCAGGGCACGATCGTCAAGGTCGCCGTCGCCGACGGCACCCAGGTCGCCGAGGGCGACCTCGTCGTCGTCCTGGAGGCGATGAAGATGGAGCAGCCCCTCCTCGCCCACCGCGCCGGCACCGTCCGCTCGCTCTCCGCCACCGCCGGCGCGAGCGTCAGTTCCGGCACGGCCATCTGCGAGATCGTCGACTGACCCGCCGCGCCACCGTCGAGCCCGGTGCATCACCCGCGTGGTCGGGGCGCCGGGCTGGGCCAGTTTTCACGACCCGCGTGGTCGGGTCGGGTGGCCGGGGTGCCGCGCTGTCGGCGCAACACGCTCGTGGTTCTTCCGACGAGCCTGTGCTCGCACTCGCCGTGAGGCTTCCGGCCGCCCCGCGTACGACGGCGAGGCGTCCGGCACTGGTACACGCCGGCCCCGCCTGGACCGGGCGGGGCCGCCGGACCCCGGCCGCGGGTCGTGCGGTGACGGACAGGACGAGCGGTGGGGTCGGACCGTGTGCGAAGGACGTCAAGGGCGCACTCCGAGAACCCCCACCCGACAGACCAGGGTGACGGTGCGCCAGTCCGAGCACACGGTCCGACCCCACCGCGGACCCGACCACGCGGGCCGTAGACCCCCATCCGACCGCGTGGGCCGGAGACCCGACCCACCGCGGACGAGGTGGTTTCTAGCCGTGCTGGGCGGCGGCACGGATGGCGCGGCGGCCTGACGGCAGGGCGACGGCGACGGTGATGACGAGGAACATGAGGATCCCGGAGACGACGAGCAGCGACTCGACGGTGAAGCGGTCCGCGAGGGGGCCGAAGACGACCATGCCGAGCGGCATCGAGACGGCCATGACGATGCCGACGAAGCCGAAGACGCGGCCCTGACGCTCGGGCTCGACGGTCTCCTGGAGGACGGTCATGGAGGTCGTCGAGAACGGCGGCACGGAGAGGCCGAGCAGGAACATGAAGACGAAGAAGACCCACATGTTCGTCGAGAGCCCCATCGCGACGGACAGCACGCCGAAGACGAACGTCGACCCGACGATCATGGCGATGCGGTTCTTGAGCCCGCCCCAGGTCGCGAGGAGCACGCCGCCGAGCAGCATGCCGACGGAGAAGGCGACCTCGTTCACGGTGAGCTTCCAGACCTCCTCGCCGAAGGTCCGGGCGACCATGAGCGGGGTGAGGTACGACGGCGCGACGATGAGCAGGAACACGACGGCGTAGAGACCGAGGACCCACCGGACGAACGGGTGCGTGCCGAGGTAGCGGAAGCCCTCGACGAGGTCGTCGAAGTACCCTGCCCGCTCGCCCGCCGCGGCGTGCGCGAGCGTCGGGACGGGGACGAGCAGGAGCAGCCCGATCCCGACCACGGCGGTGACGACGTCGATGAAGAACACGGACACGATGGACGTGCTGGCGTACACGGCCGCGGCGACCGCCGGCGCGAGGAGCATCATCGCGGACTGGATCGATTGGTTGATCCCGTTGACGCGGAGCAGCTTGCTGGTCGGGACGATCTGCGGGAGGAGGGCCGCGACGGCGGGGGTCTGGATCCCGGCGCCCGTGGAGCGGATCGCGAGCGCCCCGTAGATGAGCCAGAGGTCGTCGGCGCCGCCGAGCATGAGCAGCGCGAGCGCGAGGGTCGTCACGGCGATCGTGCCGTCCGCGGCGATGACGAGCGCCTTGCGGTTCACCCGGTCCGCCCACACGCCGCCGAAGATCGAGACGACCGCCTGCGGCAGGAACCCGAAGAGCGTGCTCAGCGCGAGCACCGCACCCGACTTCGTCTCGATCGTCAGGTGCCACATGACGGCGTACTGCACGAGCATCGAGCCGAAGAGGGAGACCGTCTGCCCGGAGAGGAAGATCGCGGTGTCCCGCCGCCACCGGGGCTTGGCGAGCGTGTCGTCGACGGGAGCGTCGGGCTCCGCGCCGTCGGAGACGTCGGCGGTGGGGGCGTCGGTGTTCTCGTACGGCGTATGGCTCACCCGCACATCCTGACGGCCGCCACCCACACGGTCCACGGAATTCGCCGACGGCGGACGGTCAGTCGGCCACGGGCACCTCGCCGGCGTGGGCGATGTTCCCGAGCCGGCGCCACACGAGGGCGAGCGTGATGCCCGCGCCGACGAACGCGAACCAGAACGGGGCGGTGATCCCCCACGCCTGGGCGAGGACGCCGCCCAGCGCCTGCCCGACGACGCTGCCGCCGAACACGCAGACCAGGTACACCGAGCCGACGCGACCCTGGAACTCCGTGGGCACGGCGCGCTGGCGGATCGTGTTGGACACGGTGCCCCAGACGAACGCGTACGCCCCGAACACGACCATGATCGCGAGCGCGACCCAGCCGGTCGTGGTGAGCGCGAGCGCGAGGTGCATGACGACCTCGAGCGAGAGGCACACGCGCATGATGGTCGACAGCCGCAGGTGGCGCTCGAGCCACCCGAACGACGCGATGCCGATCACTCCCCCGACGGCCGACGCCGTCGTGAGGAGGCCGAAGCCGACCTCGCCCATGTCGAGGTGGTCCAGCGCGTACTTCACGAGGACGCCCCACGGCGCAGCCCAGGTGACGTTGAAGGCCAGGATGACGAGCGCGAGCGTGCGGACCGGCGCGTTCCCGAGGATCCACCGCACACCCTCGGCGATGTCCTGGCGCACGTGCGTCTGCGTCTCGCGCACCCCACCGGGCTGCGTCGCGATGCGGCCCACGAGCACGACGGCGAGGGCGACGCACACGACCTGGACGACGAACGGCCAGACCGCCCCGAGCGCGAACAGGAACGCGCCGACGGGCGGCCCGAGGAGCTGGTTCGCGGTGAGGAACCCGGCCTGCAGCCGCGCGTTGCCGGTGCCGAGGTCGCGTGGCTCGACGAGCATCGGGAGCAGCGTCTGGGACGCGGAGTCGGCGAACACCTCGGCGACCCCGTAGAGGAACGTCACGGCGAGCACGACGCCGATGCTCACGTGCCCGGTCGCGATCACGACGCACAGGGCGACGACGACGAGTGCCCGCAGCGCGTTCGCGACCATGACGACGACGCGCCGGTCGAGGCGGTCGGCCAGCGCCCCGGCCCAGAGGCCGAACAGGAGCCAGGGCAGCTGCTGCAGGAGCGCCGCGAGCGCGACGAGGAACGCGGAGTCGGTCTGGGACGCGACGAGCAGCGGACCTGCCGCCAGGGCGATGCCGTCGCCGACGTTGCTGGTCCACGACGACGACAGCAGCCAGCGGAAGCCGGTGCCCATGCGCCGGGGCGCGACGATCTCTCCGAGCCTGCTCACAAGCGGAGAAGCGTACGCGGTGCGGTCGTCCACCCGGGCAACCTTT
This region includes:
- a CDS encoding MFS transporter; the protein is MGTGFRWLLSSSWTSNVGDGIALAAGPLLVASQTDSAFLVALAALLQQLPWLLFGLWAGALADRLDRRVVVMVANALRALVVVALCVVIATGHVSIGVVLAVTFLYGVAEVFADSASQTLLPMLVEPRDLGTGNARLQAGFLTANQLLGPPVGAFLFALGAVWPFVVQVVCVALAVVLVGRIATQPGGVRETQTHVRQDIAEGVRWILGNAPVRTLALVILAFNVTWAAPWGVLVKYALDHLDMGEVGFGLLTTASAVGGVIGIASFGWLERHLRLSTIMRVCLSLEVVMHLALALTTTGWVALAIMVVFGAYAFVWGTVSNTIRQRAVPTEFQGRVGSVYLVCVFGGSVVGQALGGVLAQAWGITAPFWFAFVGAGITLALVWRRLGNIAHAGEVPVAD